In Helianthus annuus cultivar XRQ/B chromosome 8, HanXRQr2.0-SUNRISE, whole genome shotgun sequence, a single genomic region encodes these proteins:
- the LOC118481125 gene encoding glycosyltransferase BC10-like, giving the protein MDILLSLRNTSNRVDTGALPPFQFSYLRNRKSLSEFWRDCPILADNSKEHNCMPYEHYTATLLAQKGLEGEPTNRSLTHTSWVSHQAKVVKGKDGIL; this is encoded by the exons ATGGATATTTTGCTTTCACTAAGGAACACCAGTAACCGTGTGGATACAGGTGCATTGCCTCCATTTCAGTTCAGCTATTTGAGAAAT AGGAAATCATTATCTGAGTTTTGGCGGGATTGTCCTATT CTGGCTGATAATTCAAAGGAGCATAATTGCATGCCTTATGAACATTATACCGCAACATTACTTGCA CAAAAAGGCCTTGAAGGAGAACCCACAAATAGGAGTTTAACTCACACTTCATGGGTATCTCATCAAGCAAAGGTCGTGAAAGGCAAGGATGGCATCCTATGA
- the LOC110872898 gene encoding G-type lectin S-receptor-like serine/threonine-protein kinase LECRK3: MNNEWCYCILQFKEMLTSLSHMASLIAFVLTTSLAFSTAKSQSNLTRGSSLKPTGATTSWLSPSRLYAFGFYPQTGGYAIGIYIAGIPERTVVWTASRDTLPFSSNATLRFTSDGRLAVEQTQGQQISLFDTVGASFASMQDSGNFVLYDSTGTVLWQTFDHPTDTLLPGQRLLPGQSLYSGVSETDQSIGVFQLSMQTDGNLVQYPNRGTDNGPNTSYWNTGTFKAGPNVTLNLDSSGFLYMLQNSTFLIRNLTQGGYPTKDAIYVMKLDVDGILRLYSHDLSDINKNGSVIWESSPNKCAVKGLCGLNGYCLGTIDDARCQCVPGFEVVNPKRWTLGCTRKDTVESCKIQDANTEIQMTNLDRARWEDAAYLILKASTGEDCSSVCLNDCNCEVALFTGQECKLQGLPLRYVEVSNTESTVGFIKLYTSSLNNGANRTDHSTHVKKAQQKMIMVIGISLISFAVLVLLVSGVIVYKTQVWAYKKISKNLDVQLLEDTGPRAFSYAALEKITDGFKEELGSGSFGIVYKGIIESTMRDVAVKKLKEELAQEGEREFQTEMKVIGRTHHRNLTRLLGYCCEGPKRLLVFEYMTQGSLANILFAPEESKPKPCWMQRIRMAVDVAHGILYLHEECEKPIIHCDIKPQNILMDEYGCAKISDFGLAKLLEHDQSRTSTLIRGTRGYLAPEWHKGLPITVKVDVYSFGIVLFNILCCRRNVDNNLPESEAILEDWVYDCYEADDLLKLVDYDEDVEKKRFEQMVKIGLWCLQEEPSLRPSMKRVVLMLEGTVKIPAPPKPTSFLSVV; this comes from the coding sequence ATGAACAATGAATGGTGTTATTGCATATTACAATTTAAAGAAATGTTGACTTCCCTATCACATATGGCGAGCTTAATTGCCTTTGTGCTCACTACTTCCCTTGCCTTTAGTACAGCAAAATCCCAATCCAATTTAACCAGAGGTTCTTCTTTAAAGCCTACTGGTGCCACCACCTCTTGGTTGTCGCCATCCAGATTATACGCATTCGGTTTCTACCCACAAACAGGCGGCTACGCGATTGGTATATATATTGCTGGAATTCCAGAAAGGACTGTCGTCTGGACGGCTAGTCGTGACACCCTTCCGTTCTCAAGTAATGCTACTTTGAGATTCACATCTGATGGAAGGCTCGCTGTGGAACAAACACAGGGTCAGCAAATCAGTTTATTTGATACTGTTGGTGCTTCTTTTGCTTCCATGCAAGATTCCGGCAACTTTGTGCTCTACGATTCCACAGGGACGGTACTTTGGCAAACCTTTGACCACCCGACGGACACCCTTTTGCCTGGACAACGTCTCCTACCTGGCCAAAGTTTGTATTCAGGTGTCTCGGAGACCGACCAGTCAATTGGTGTGTTCCAGCTCAGTATGCAAACCGATGGGAACCTTGTGCAGTACCCAAACAGAGGGACTGATAATGGTCCAAATACATCTTACTGGAATACCGGCACATTTAAAGCTGGACCTAACGTGACACTGAATCTGGATTCCAGTGGTTTTTTGTATATGTTGCAAAATTCAACCTTTTTGATCCGTAATCTAACTCAAGGAGGATATCCTACAAAAGATGCTATTTATGTCATGAAATTGGATgtggatggaatccttagattgtaTTCTCATGATCTAAGTGACATAAACAAGAATGGATCCGTCATATGGGAATCCTCACCAAACAAGTGTGCAGTGAAGGGTCTTTGTGGCTTAAATGGGTATTGTTTGGGCACAATAGATGATGCAAGATGTCAATGTGTACCGGGATTTGAAGTTGTAAATCCAAAGCGTTGGACTTTGGGTTGCACGAGAAAAGACACCGTAGAAAGCTGCAAGATTCAGGATGCTAATACGGAAATCCAGATGACAAATTTGGATCGTGCTCGTTGGGAAGATGCTGCGTATCTCATCCTTAAAGCATCAACCGGAGAAGACTGTTCATCTGTTTGCTTAAACGACTGTAACTGCGAGGTGGCATTGTTCACCGGACAGGAATGCAAGTTGCAGGGGCTACCATTAAGATATGTGGAAGTGAGCAATACCGAGTCAACTGTTGGGTTTATTAAACTATACACATCTTCTCTAAATAATGGAGCGAATCGAACTGATCACTCAACTCATGTCAAGAAAGCGCAACAAAAGATGATCATGGTTATCGGGATTTCACTCATCTCATTTGCTGTACTTGTTTTGCTAGTTTCTGGAGTAATTGTTTACAAAACGCAAGTTTGGGCATACAAAAAGATATCTAAGAATCTAGATGTCCAATTACTCGAGGACACGGGGCCTCGGGCATTTTCTTATGCTGCGTTAGAGAAAATCACAGATGGTTTTAAAGAAGAGTTGGGTAGCGGATCATTTGGGATAGTTTACAAAGGTATCATAGAGAGCACAATGAGAGATGTTGCGGTGAAGAAGTTAAAAGAAGAACTAGCACAAGAAGGGGAACGAGAATTTCAAACCGAAATGAAAGTGATTGGGAGAACACACCATCGTAACCTAACAAGACTACTCGGGTACTGCTGTGAAGGTCCAAAAAGGCTACTAGTTTTTGAGTACATGACTCAAGGATCACTTGCAAATATACTATTCGCACCCGAAGAAAGCAAGCCAAAACCGTGTTGGATGCAAAGAATTAGAATGGCGGTTGATGTAGCTCATGGTATCCTTTACCTACATGAAGAATGTGAAAAGCCTATAATTCACTGTGACATTAAGCCTCAGAATATCCTCATGGACGAGTATGGATGCGCCAAGATTTCTGATTTTGGGTTGGCTAAACTACTTGAACATGATCAATCCAGAACCTCCACCTTGATAAGAGGAACAAGGGGTTATCTTGCACCTGAATGGCACAAGGGGCTACCTATAACGGTTAAGGTGGATGTATATAGCTTCGGGATTGTTTTGTTTAATATTTTATGTTGTCGGAGGAATGTGGACAACAATCTTCCTGAGAGTGAAGCCATTCTTGAAGACTGGGTGTATGACTGTTATGAAGCAGATGATTTATTGAAACTTGTAGATTATGATGAGGATGTAGAAAAGAAGAGATTCGAACAAATGGTCAAAATAGGGCTTTGGTGTCTTCAAGAGGAGCCATCTCTTCGCCCTTCGATGAAGAGAGTGGTGTTGATGCTTGAAGGGACGGTAAAAATACCAGCACCTCCCAAACCTACTTCATTCCTTAGTGTCGTTTAG